A single genomic interval of Chitinophaga sp. 180180018-3 harbors:
- a CDS encoding beta-ketoacyl synthase chain length factor, giving the protein MAAISPQPTFEGDIFSAPLLHNSNNLLPCVEPDYKPFIPANSLRRMSRVLKMGLTAALKCMQDSGITTPGPIVTGTGKGSLQDTEKFIKEIVEYKETALNPTPFIQSTYNSVNGLIALQQKCTDYSNTFVHRGFSFENALLDSIMLLQEGAQHTLTGAFEEITAEHFYIKSRIGFWKTQPTDNRELYAHLSPGTIAGEGAAFFSLTSAPSAQSYAAITGFKTLYKPTPEKLRASLENFQFTPDLIVTGRNADSNFDYYYDEPGRVFPGVPQLPFKHLCGEYDTATAFGMWLSAKLLKSQHIPHQWFPGVIALPAHLNKILLYNQFYGEQHVVLTLERIPNS; this is encoded by the coding sequence ATGGCGGCTATTTCCCCACAGCCAACTTTTGAGGGAGATATTTTTTCTGCCCCGCTACTGCATAACAGCAATAATCTGCTTCCCTGTGTGGAACCGGATTACAAACCGTTTATTCCCGCCAACAGCCTGCGCCGCATGAGCCGTGTGCTGAAAATGGGCCTGACTGCGGCTTTGAAATGTATGCAGGATAGTGGTATCACTACTCCCGGCCCTATTGTAACCGGAACCGGTAAAGGTAGTTTGCAGGATACAGAGAAGTTTATCAAAGAGATCGTAGAATACAAAGAAACAGCACTAAACCCTACACCGTTCATCCAATCTACCTATAACTCCGTGAACGGGCTGATAGCGCTGCAACAGAAATGTACTGACTATAGCAATACATTCGTACACCGCGGATTCTCCTTCGAAAACGCTTTGCTCGACAGCATCATGTTATTGCAGGAGGGCGCTCAGCATACGCTTACAGGCGCCTTTGAGGAAATCACCGCTGAACATTTCTATATCAAAAGCCGCATCGGGTTCTGGAAAACACAGCCTACTGACAACCGGGAATTATATGCACATTTATCGCCCGGCACTATTGCGGGTGAAGGCGCCGCTTTTTTCTCGCTTACCTCCGCGCCATCAGCGCAGAGCTATGCAGCAATTACCGGTTTCAAGACACTGTACAAACCCACTCCTGAAAAACTGCGGGCAAGCCTGGAAAACTTTCAGTTCACCCCTGATCTGATCGTTACCGGTCGCAATGCAGACAGTAACTTCGATTATTACTACGACGAGCCAGGCCGCGTTTTCCCGGGCGTTCCACAACTTCCGTTCAAGCATCTCTGCGGTGAATACGATACTGCCACTGCTTTCGGCATGTGGTTGTCGGCAAAGCTGCTGAAATCACAACACATCCCTCATCAGTGGTTTCCCGGAGTAATCGCTTTGCCTGCTCATCTCAATAAAATATTATTATACAACCAATTTTACGGAGAACAACATGTAGTGTTGACGCTCGAAAGAATTCCTAATTCGTAA
- a CDS encoding M14 family metallopeptidase encodes MKKLFILFAAILPLFLEAQDLSTRYERTNGRETATYDEVIRYYQLLTKRFPQIHMQAIGLTDAGFPLHLVTWSPGKDFDFKSLHKKNKRIILINNGIHPGEPDGIDASMLLLRDLATGKIKAPDNIVLAIIPVYNIGGMLNRSAWYRVDQNGPDEFGSRGNAQNLDLNRDFIKTDSRNALAFQQIYHLTDPDVFVDNHVSNGADYQHIMTLLSTQHNKLGGPMGEFLNKTFEPGLYTLMKEKGYDLVPYVNHFGNTPDSGWVEFQDGPRYSSGYTTLFHTFGFVPETHMLKPYPQRVKATYALMQCFMQFTADHSEEIRQLRAQTKSACMTQERFPLAWRFDMNKYSLITFRGFTSGYKPSTISGLPRLFYDRTKPFVRQVKFYNTAVAENFVEKPKAYIIPQGWWTVINLLKNNQVEMQPLPRDTAMPVEVYHIADFKTYSKPFEKHYLHYATRVTASKDTIRFRKGDMYIPMNQAANRFLTETLEPAGDDSYFAWNFFDAILGQKEGYSDYVFEDTGAEYLAQHPELRDMLSQKKAADSSFANNADAQLNFIYKHSPYAEPEYMRYPVYRITN; translated from the coding sequence ATGAAAAAACTATTTATACTGTTTGCCGCTATCCTGCCCCTGTTTCTTGAGGCCCAGGATCTCAGCACCCGATACGAGCGCACCAACGGCAGGGAAACTGCTACTTACGACGAAGTAATCCGGTATTATCAGCTGCTCACCAAACGCTTCCCGCAGATTCATATGCAGGCTATCGGCCTCACGGATGCCGGGTTCCCGCTTCACCTCGTCACCTGGTCGCCCGGGAAGGATTTCGATTTTAAAAGTCTCCATAAGAAAAATAAACGCATCATCCTTATCAATAACGGGATCCACCCCGGCGAACCCGATGGCATAGATGCCAGCATGCTACTGCTGCGCGACCTCGCCACCGGAAAAATCAAAGCTCCCGATAACATCGTGCTGGCCATCATCCCGGTCTACAATATCGGTGGCATGCTGAACCGTTCCGCCTGGTATCGCGTGGATCAAAACGGTCCTGATGAGTTCGGCTCCAGAGGCAATGCTCAAAACCTCGACCTGAACCGTGATTTCATTAAAACCGATTCCAGGAATGCGCTGGCTTTTCAGCAGATCTATCACCTGACAGATCCGGATGTATTTGTGGATAACCATGTCAGCAACGGAGCGGACTACCAGCATATCATGACGCTGCTCTCCACCCAGCACAACAAACTGGGCGGACCTATGGGCGAATTCCTCAATAAAACCTTTGAACCCGGCCTCTATACGCTGATGAAAGAGAAAGGATATGACCTGGTTCCTTATGTGAACCATTTCGGCAATACTCCCGACAGCGGCTGGGTGGAATTCCAGGACGGACCACGCTACTCTTCCGGTTACACTACCTTGTTTCATACCTTCGGATTTGTTCCCGAAACACATATGCTGAAGCCCTATCCACAGCGTGTTAAAGCCACTTATGCCCTGATGCAGTGCTTCATGCAGTTCACGGCTGATCACAGTGAAGAGATCCGGCAGCTAAGGGCACAAACCAAAAGCGCCTGCATGACCCAGGAGCGATTCCCGCTTGCATGGCGGTTCGATATGAACAAATACTCCCTGATCACTTTCCGGGGCTTTACCTCAGGATATAAGCCCAGCACCATCTCCGGGCTACCCCGCCTCTTCTATGATCGTACAAAACCTTTTGTACGCCAGGTGAAATTTTATAACACCGCCGTTGCAGAAAACTTTGTGGAAAAGCCCAAAGCTTATATCATTCCCCAAGGCTGGTGGACGGTTATCAATCTCCTGAAAAACAACCAGGTGGAAATGCAGCCACTCCCCCGCGATACAGCCATGCCGGTGGAAGTATATCACATCGCAGATTTTAAAACCTACTCCAAACCGTTCGAAAAACATTATCTCCACTATGCTACCCGGGTAACTGCCAGCAAAGACACCATCCGGTTCCGTAAAGGCGATATGTACATTCCCATGAACCAGGCTGCCAACCGCTTTCTCACGGAAACACTGGAGCCTGCCGGAGATGACTCTTACTTTGCCTGGAATTTCTTTGATGCTATACTGGGTCAGAAGGAAGGCTATTCGGATTATGTTTTTGAAGATACCGGCGCGGAATATCTTGCCCAACACCCCGAACTCCGGGACATGCTCAGCCAAAAGAAAGCTGCCGACAGCTCATTTGCCAACAACGCGGATGCACAGCTGAACTTCATCTACAAGCATTCCCCGTATGCTGAACCAGAATATATGAGGTACCCGGTGTATAGAATTACGAATTAG
- a CDS encoding BtrH N-terminal domain-containing protein, with protein sequence MNNTFFQHTQTAHCESGVISNLLGHYGLKISEPMAFGIGAGIFFGHLPFVKVNGVPGTTYRIWPGAIFQRVCKQLGVRMEVEKFSSPEKGMKELDKVIEAGIPVGLLSSVYYLPYFPPSYRFHFNAHNLVVYGKQGDGHYLVSDPVMDTVTTIDPESLIQARFAKGFPAPRGKMYYPVHVPPAGSLEKPIKAGIEQACHYMLKIPIPLFGVKGIRYLAKKVSNYAENPGDRKAALYLGNVIRMQEEIGTGGAGFRFLYAAFLQEAAVLLNKSELSKLAGELTQTGDLWRNFAFAAGRVCKSRSANDVSYKELGEMLLQCAAAEEAFFRKLARVNL encoded by the coding sequence ATGAACAATACTTTTTTCCAGCACACACAAACTGCACATTGTGAGAGTGGAGTGATATCAAACCTGCTAGGGCATTATGGGTTAAAGATCAGTGAGCCTATGGCATTTGGCATTGGCGCAGGCATTTTTTTCGGACATCTTCCGTTTGTTAAAGTGAACGGAGTGCCGGGTACTACCTACCGGATCTGGCCTGGAGCCATTTTCCAGCGGGTGTGCAAGCAGTTGGGAGTGAGAATGGAAGTGGAAAAGTTTTCTTCTCCGGAAAAAGGAATGAAAGAACTGGACAAGGTAATCGAAGCGGGTATCCCGGTGGGATTGCTTTCCAGCGTTTATTACCTGCCGTATTTCCCGCCATCTTACCGGTTCCATTTTAATGCACATAACCTGGTAGTATATGGCAAACAGGGCGATGGGCATTACCTGGTAAGTGATCCGGTGATGGATACCGTTACCACTATCGACCCGGAAAGCCTGATACAGGCGCGCTTTGCCAAAGGATTTCCTGCTCCCAGGGGAAAGATGTACTATCCGGTACATGTACCACCGGCCGGCTCTTTAGAGAAGCCGATCAAAGCAGGAATCGAACAGGCATGCCACTATATGCTGAAAATACCTATACCGCTGTTTGGGGTGAAAGGTATTCGTTACCTGGCGAAGAAAGTAAGCAACTATGCTGAAAATCCGGGAGACCGCAAGGCCGCGCTTTACCTGGGTAATGTGATCCGTATGCAGGAAGAAATTGGTACAGGCGGAGCAGGTTTCCGTTTTCTGTATGCCGCTTTCCTGCAGGAAGCAGCAGTGTTGCTGAATAAGAGCGAGCTGAGCAAACTGGCAGGTGAACTGACGCAAACGGGAGACCTATGGCGTAATTTCGCATTCGCAGCAGGCAGGGTTTGTAAGAGCCGTTCCGCGAATGATGTGTCTTATAAAGAACTCGGTGAAATGTTGCTGCAGTGCGCCGCTGCTGAAGAAGCTTTCTTCAGAAAGCTGGCCAGGGTGAATTTGTAA
- a CDS encoding head GIN domain-containing protein, with the protein MISTKSPLCQTLVVFTVALLFNACHVIGQNRVKGNGHVVKEDRQVGGFHKIKSEGSMDIYVTQGQAKSAVIEADDNIVPLVELVQDGDRLVVRLKRGYDVSSHNPINVYLTTPEIDEASLAGSGNLNFSGKFNAKSDMKFSVSGSGNLKGDVNAPAVKAAIAGSGDIDLQGETKDVNLSIAGSGNFGGDQLMSENVNVSIAGSGNANVYASVKLTAKIAGSGDVNYKGSPSVSSSVAGSGSVNKR; encoded by the coding sequence ATGATATCAACAAAATCTCCCCTATGTCAGACCCTGGTGGTCTTCACAGTAGCCCTGCTTTTCAATGCCTGTCATGTTATAGGCCAGAACCGCGTAAAAGGAAACGGCCATGTTGTAAAAGAAGACAGGCAGGTAGGCGGTTTTCATAAAATAAAGTCTGAAGGCTCCATGGATATATATGTTACCCAGGGCCAGGCTAAATCGGCGGTAATAGAGGCGGATGATAATATTGTGCCGCTGGTAGAACTAGTGCAGGATGGAGACCGCCTGGTGGTGCGCCTGAAAAGAGGCTATGACGTAAGTTCCCACAACCCGATTAATGTTTACCTGACAACGCCCGAAATTGACGAGGCCAGTTTGGCTGGTTCGGGCAACCTCAATTTTTCCGGTAAGTTCAACGCTAAGTCCGACATGAAATTCAGCGTATCCGGTTCGGGCAACCTGAAGGGAGATGTCAACGCGCCTGCCGTTAAAGCCGCCATTGCCGGTTCAGGAGATATCGACCTGCAGGGTGAAACCAAAGATGTGAACCTGTCGATAGCAGGCAGTGGGAATTTTGGAGGAGATCAGCTCATGTCTGAGAATGTAAACGTCAGTATCGCCGGCAGCGGTAACGCAAATGTTTATGCCAGTGTGAAACTGACCGCAAAAATTGCCGGTTCCGGAGATGTTAACTATAAAGGTAGTCCGTCGGTATCTTCTTCTGTAGCCGGTTCCGGTTCTGTTAATAAAAGATAG
- a CDS encoding ABC transporter ATP-binding protein, which produces MMSGISVKDLHKTYKGSLEPTLKGLTFQFSKGKIAGLLGPNGAGKTTTIAILCGIVKGDSGDVAIHGIRQQAAQREAIKKMIGVVPQQIALYPQLSAVENLTYFGNLYGFKGKPLEQKIMQYLEWFGLEKSAHKEIHKYSGGMKRRANIIAAILHDPKLLILDEPTAGVDVQSRSMILQFLRDYNKQGATVLYTSHLLEEAQSICEEVVIMDGGRMIVQGNPQALIGQHAACRNLEDIFLHYTGHAVRD; this is translated from the coding sequence ATGATGTCTGGTATATCCGTAAAAGATCTGCACAAAACCTATAAAGGAAGCCTGGAGCCTACACTGAAAGGATTGACATTTCAGTTCAGCAAAGGGAAGATAGCCGGGTTGCTGGGCCCCAATGGCGCCGGGAAAACCACTACTATCGCTATCCTGTGTGGCATTGTGAAGGGAGATAGCGGAGATGTGGCTATACACGGAATCCGCCAGCAGGCAGCCCAGCGGGAAGCCATTAAGAAGATGATTGGAGTGGTGCCCCAGCAGATTGCCTTGTATCCACAGTTATCTGCTGTGGAAAACCTTACTTATTTCGGCAATCTGTACGGCTTTAAAGGGAAACCGCTGGAACAGAAAATCATGCAGTATCTCGAATGGTTCGGGCTGGAGAAAAGCGCACATAAAGAGATCCATAAGTATTCGGGTGGCATGAAACGCCGTGCAAATATCATTGCTGCTATCCTGCACGATCCGAAACTACTGATCCTGGACGAACCTACTGCCGGTGTGGATGTACAGTCGCGCAGCATGATTCTCCAGTTTCTGCGCGATTACAATAAACAGGGAGCCACTGTGCTCTATACCTCCCACCTGTTGGAAGAAGCCCAGTCGATCTGTGAAGAAGTTGTGATTATGGACGGAGGCAGAATGATCGTTCAGGGGAATCCGCAGGCATTGATCGGACAACATGCAGCATGCCGTAATCTGGAAGACATCTTCCTACATTATACCGGCCATGCTGTAAGAGATTAG
- a CDS encoding phosphopantetheine-binding protein, which produces MEELKKKLKEQIIEALNLQDTKPEDIDDNAPLFGEGLGLDSIDSLELMVLLERQYHIKVEDPREGRKILQSVESMAAFIESKQPA; this is translated from the coding sequence ATGGAAGAGTTAAAAAAGAAACTGAAAGAACAGATCATTGAAGCACTCAATCTTCAGGACACCAAGCCTGAGGATATTGACGACAATGCCCCATTATTCGGAGAGGGACTGGGCCTCGACAGTATCGATTCACTGGAACTGATGGTGTTGCTGGAAAGACAATATCACATTAAAGTAGAAGATCCCCGCGAAGGTCGTAAGATCCTGCAGTCTGTTGAATCAATGGCAGCATTCATCGAATCCAAACAACCGGCATAA
- a CDS encoding ABC transporter permease, whose protein sequence is MLRLLATIRKEWQLLLRDKTGIILLFVMPVVLITVMALIQDAPFKDYQDIRFDILTVDNDHGRLGRYVREGLESGGQFNIIDSLDGRPVTAEQAKQLVNEGKYKISIVVPEGATASIVSNANRIVNDITRRMGMSVSLPVKKGADSLNVTIYFDPAAKKAFKGAIHQALDNFLTQVETDMLLDRIKHQLKGKDSTVSDVDTLTIRLQAVGLKEQATGSGKQLDVISNSVQHNVPAWSIFAMFFIVIPIAGNMIREREDGSLLRMKLIPGSYLEILAGKMLFFVGICVLQFYLMMLMGIYAMPLLNLPRLSMGVHPGTTLLVAASIGLTATAYGILVGTVFKTPNQALNFGAISIVILSAIGGIWIPLEIMPEKMQMIGHLSPLSWGLDAVNDIYLRNGDIRLVWKNVLYLILTGLAMLAIAGRVEKKRMN, encoded by the coding sequence ATGCTCCGGCTACTGGCTACTATAAGAAAAGAATGGCAATTGCTGTTAAGGGATAAAACGGGGATTATTCTCCTGTTTGTGATGCCGGTGGTACTGATTACCGTGATGGCGCTCATCCAGGATGCTCCGTTTAAGGATTACCAGGATATCCGTTTTGATATCTTAACGGTAGATAATGATCATGGCCGCTTAGGCCGTTATGTGCGGGAAGGACTGGAGTCGGGCGGGCAATTCAATATCATCGACAGCCTTGATGGCCGGCCGGTTACAGCCGAACAGGCAAAGCAACTGGTAAATGAAGGAAAATATAAAATCAGCATCGTTGTACCGGAAGGAGCTACCGCCTCTATCGTCAGCAATGCCAACAGGATAGTGAACGATATCACCCGGCGTATGGGCATGTCGGTTTCACTTCCGGTGAAAAAGGGCGCTGATTCACTGAATGTGACCATTTACTTTGATCCGGCTGCCAAGAAAGCGTTCAAAGGAGCTATTCACCAGGCGTTGGACAATTTCCTGACACAGGTAGAAACCGACATGTTGCTGGACCGGATCAAACACCAGCTGAAAGGAAAGGATTCTACCGTCAGCGATGTGGATACATTGACGATTCGCCTGCAGGCAGTAGGCCTGAAAGAACAGGCCACCGGAAGCGGGAAACAGCTGGATGTAATTTCCAACTCTGTACAGCATAATGTGCCGGCCTGGAGTATTTTCGCCATGTTTTTCATCGTGATCCCTATTGCCGGAAATATGATCAGGGAAAGGGAAGACGGGAGCCTGCTACGGATGAAACTGATTCCCGGATCATACCTGGAAATCCTGGCAGGAAAGATGTTGTTTTTTGTTGGGATATGTGTATTGCAGTTTTACCTGATGATGCTGATGGGTATTTATGCGATGCCTTTGCTGAACCTGCCGAGGTTATCGATGGGCGTGCATCCTGGCACAACATTGCTGGTGGCGGCATCTATCGGGTTAACAGCTACTGCATATGGTATACTGGTGGGCACGGTATTTAAAACGCCCAATCAGGCGCTTAACTTCGGCGCTATTTCCATCGTAATCCTTTCGGCTATCGGAGGAATCTGGATACCGCTGGAGATCATGCCGGAGAAGATGCAGATGATCGGGCATTTATCGCCGCTGAGCTGGGGACTGGATGCTGTGAATGATATTTATCTTCGCAATGGAGATATCCGATTGGTGTGGAAGAATGTTTTGTATCTCATACTCACTGGATTGGCTATGCTGGCGATAGCCGGCCGTGTGGAAAAAAAACGAATGAACTGA
- a CDS encoding beta-ketoacyl-[acyl-carrier-protein] synthase family protein, translated as MAERVFITGIGMITAIGDNVAGNLQHLRSLRSGLGYSRHLDTIYKDVLPVGEVKHPTGSLFELAGISEKNGFTRTTLLGLTAMREALQHAGISDVPAVPTGFINASTVGGMCDTEKVYFDIIDPEKTGVFLQYIDTLDCADCTQRIADTVGFCEHIATISTACSSSANALMFGARMIRQGMMPRVVCGGTEALTRFTLNGFNSLKNVDKRFCRPFDQQRTGLNLGEGAAYLVLEGESFARANNSRILAELSGYCNTNEAFHPTSPSPDGDGAYEAMKTALAMSGRSLSDVSYINVHGTATLNNDISEGKALERLFGDKVPLFSSTKPFTGHTLAAAGAIEAIYSILAIQNGLIFPNLNFSERMEELNISPVTELMEGYPVNHVISNSFGFGGNNASLVISKYEG; from the coding sequence ATGGCGGAAAGAGTGTTTATAACAGGGATAGGGATGATCACCGCCATTGGTGATAATGTAGCCGGTAACTTACAGCATTTGCGGTCGCTCAGGAGCGGCCTCGGATACAGCAGGCACCTTGATACTATCTATAAAGACGTGCTGCCGGTTGGAGAGGTAAAGCATCCCACCGGTTCTTTATTCGAGCTGGCAGGCATCTCCGAAAAGAATGGGTTTACGCGAACCACCCTGCTGGGGCTGACTGCTATGCGGGAAGCATTGCAGCATGCCGGTATCAGCGACGTGCCGGCGGTTCCTACCGGCTTTATCAATGCCAGCACGGTAGGAGGGATGTGCGATACTGAAAAAGTTTATTTCGATATCATTGACCCGGAAAAGACCGGGGTTTTCCTGCAATATATAGATACCCTGGATTGTGCGGACTGTACACAACGTATAGCCGATACCGTTGGATTCTGTGAACACATCGCCACCATCAGCACCGCCTGCTCTTCTTCCGCAAACGCGCTGATGTTCGGCGCCCGTATGATCAGGCAGGGCATGATGCCGCGGGTGGTTTGCGGTGGTACAGAAGCGCTGACACGTTTCACGCTGAATGGTTTCAACTCCCTGAAGAATGTAGACAAGCGTTTCTGCCGGCCTTTCGACCAGCAACGTACTGGTCTTAATCTGGGGGAGGGGGCCGCTTACCTGGTGCTGGAAGGCGAATCCTTTGCCCGTGCCAATAACAGCCGTATTCTTGCAGAGCTCAGCGGTTATTGCAATACCAACGAAGCGTTTCATCCTACCTCACCTTCGCCTGATGGCGATGGCGCCTATGAGGCGATGAAAACGGCCCTCGCCATGAGTGGCCGGTCGCTCAGTGACGTATCCTATATCAATGTACATGGCACTGCCACACTCAACAACGATATTTCAGAAGGTAAAGCACTGGAGCGGCTGTTCGGGGATAAAGTTCCCTTATTCAGCTCTACCAAACCATTTACCGGGCATACACTGGCGGCAGCCGGCGCAATAGAAGCCATTTATTCTATACTGGCTATACAAAACGGGTTGATATTCCCTAATCTCAATTTTTCCGAGAGAATGGAAGAACTCAACATCAGTCCTGTAACAGAGCTGATGGAAGGATATCCCGTTAATCATGTTATTTCAAACTCATTCGGTTTTGGAGGCAACAATGCTTCCCTGGTGATCAGCAAATATGAAGGGTAA
- the guaA gene encoding glutamine-hydrolyzing GMP synthase, with product MTEKILILDFGSQYTQLIARSIRELNVYCEIKPCLQPISWDETIKGVILSGSPFSVNDEKAPNIDIAAIAAKVPVLGICYGAQLMAKNFGGEVAKSNIREYGRAFMEHANREEKLLYDISGSSQVWMSHSDTIKRIPESFEIIATTENIPVAAFKSNTVAANPVFGLQFHPEVTHSLEGKQILRNFLVHICQCKQDWTPAAFVHETVERIKAQVGDKRVVMALSGGVDSTVAAELIHKAIGKNLFCIFVDNGLLRKDEFETVLESYKHMGLNVKGVNAKDLFYGQLKDVSDPEQKRKIIGRLFIEVFQQEAHQLTDISFLGQGTIYPDVIESVSVNGPSVTIKSHHNVGGLPEKMNMQLVEPLRFLFKDEVRRVGREIGISDIFLGRHPFPGPGLAIRILGAITPEKVNMLQEADHVYIEGLREAGLYDKVWQAGTILLPVQSVGVMGDERTYEFTVALRAVTSVDGMTADWAHLPYEFLAKMSNDIINKVKGINRVVYDISSKPPATIEWE from the coding sequence ATGACAGAAAAGATACTTATCCTCGATTTCGGTTCCCAGTATACACAGCTGATCGCACGCAGCATCCGTGAACTGAATGTTTATTGCGAAATTAAGCCTTGTCTCCAGCCGATCAGCTGGGACGAAACCATCAAAGGTGTAATCTTATCCGGCAGTCCTTTTTCCGTAAATGATGAAAAGGCGCCCAATATCGACATTGCTGCCATTGCGGCGAAAGTACCGGTACTGGGTATCTGCTATGGCGCACAACTGATGGCCAAAAACTTCGGCGGCGAAGTAGCTAAAAGCAACATCCGTGAATATGGCCGCGCTTTTATGGAGCATGCCAACAGAGAGGAGAAATTATTATATGATATCTCTGGCAGCAGCCAGGTGTGGATGAGCCACTCTGATACTATTAAACGTATCCCCGAAAGCTTTGAAATTATTGCCACTACTGAAAATATTCCCGTAGCTGCCTTCAAAAGCAATACTGTAGCCGCTAATCCGGTGTTTGGCCTGCAGTTCCATCCGGAAGTAACCCACTCCCTGGAAGGCAAACAGATCCTGCGTAACTTCCTGGTTCATATCTGTCAGTGTAAACAAGACTGGACTCCGGCCGCATTTGTTCATGAAACCGTTGAACGGATCAAGGCACAGGTGGGCGACAAACGGGTGGTAATGGCACTGAGCGGCGGGGTAGATTCCACTGTTGCGGCAGAACTTATCCACAAAGCCATCGGTAAAAACCTGTTTTGCATATTTGTGGATAACGGACTGTTGAGAAAAGATGAATTCGAAACCGTGCTGGAATCCTATAAACATATGGGTCTGAACGTGAAAGGAGTAAATGCAAAAGATCTCTTCTATGGTCAGCTGAAAGACGTATCTGACCCCGAGCAGAAACGTAAGATCATCGGTCGCCTGTTCATCGAGGTTTTCCAGCAGGAAGCCCACCAGCTCACCGATATCTCCTTCCTCGGCCAGGGTACCATCTACCCCGATGTAATCGAATCCGTTTCTGTAAATGGCCCTTCTGTTACCATCAAATCCCATCACAACGTTGGCGGGCTGCCCGAAAAAATGAACATGCAGCTGGTAGAGCCACTGCGTTTCCTGTTTAAAGATGAAGTACGCCGCGTAGGCCGCGAAATAGGCATCAGCGATATTTTCCTAGGCCGTCATCCATTCCCCGGACCAGGTCTGGCTATCCGTATCCTCGGCGCCATCACCCCGGAAAAAGTGAATATGCTGCAGGAAGCAGATCACGTGTATATCGAAGGACTGAGAGAAGCCGGCCTGTACGATAAGGTATGGCAGGCGGGTACCATCCTGCTGCCGGTGCAAAGCGTAGGCGTAATGGGCGACGAACGTACCTATGAGTTTACCGTGGCGCTGCGCGCTGTGACCTCAGTAGACGGTATGACCGCCGATTGGGCGCATCTTCCGTATGAATTCCTCGCGAAAATGTCGAACGATATTATCAATAAAGTGAAAGGCATTAACCGCGTAGTATACGATATCAGCTCCAAGCCGCCTGCTACCATAGAATGGGAATAA
- a CDS encoding beta-ketoacyl-ACP synthase III codes for MKEVYITRLSKFLPNKPVENDEMESILGMVDGKASRARLKILGNNKIKTRYYSLDKEGNSTHSNAEMTANAVEQLFDEKFPISKLELLACGTTSPDQLLPNHAAMVHGLLKCQPVELIAATGACAAGMQAFKYAWMSIRCGNSSNAVSTGSEKFSAWMLAEKFQPEAENLKSLDENPIIAFEKDFLRWMLSDGASAALFQDKPNEEGLSLRVDWVEILSYANELETCMYAGSIKNPDGTTKGWIDMTPDEWAQHSVFSFKQDTRLLGKNIVPSGAQMWKELVERHQINLDEIDFFLPHLSSEFFRLKIDEEITRLGVPIPLERWFTNLANVGNVGTASPYLMLEELMNTGRFKKGQKVVMMVPESARFSYAYAHITVV; via the coding sequence ATGAAGGAAGTTTATATTACCAGGCTGTCTAAATTTTTACCGAACAAGCCTGTTGAAAATGATGAAATGGAGAGCATTCTCGGCATGGTTGATGGCAAAGCTTCCCGTGCGCGTTTGAAGATTCTGGGTAACAATAAAATAAAAACTCGTTACTACTCTTTAGACAAGGAAGGAAATTCCACTCATTCCAACGCGGAAATGACGGCAAATGCAGTTGAACAATTATTTGATGAAAAGTTTCCTATCAGCAAATTAGAGTTACTGGCCTGCGGAACTACCTCTCCCGATCAGTTGTTGCCCAATCACGCAGCAATGGTGCATGGCTTGCTGAAATGTCAGCCGGTAGAGCTGATTGCAGCCACTGGCGCCTGTGCAGCGGGGATGCAGGCATTTAAATATGCCTGGATGTCGATCCGTTGCGGTAATTCTTCCAACGCGGTAAGCACCGGTTCTGAGAAATTCTCCGCCTGGATGCTGGCAGAGAAATTCCAGCCTGAAGCAGAAAATCTGAAGAGCCTGGATGAGAATCCTATCATTGCTTTTGAAAAAGACTTCCTCCGCTGGATGCTTTCTGATGGCGCCAGTGCAGCATTATTCCAGGATAAACCTAATGAAGAAGGGCTTTCCCTCCGGGTCGACTGGGTAGAAATCCTCTCTTATGCGAACGAGCTGGAAACCTGTATGTATGCCGGTTCCATCAAGAACCCGGATGGTACCACCAAAGGCTGGATTGATATGACACCGGATGAGTGGGCACAGCACAGCGTATTTTCCTTCAAACAGGATACCCGCCTGCTGGGTAAAAATATAGTTCCCTCCGGCGCTCAGATGTGGAAAGAGCTTGTAGAAAGACATCAGATCAACCTCGATGAAATTGATTTCTTCCTGCCTCACCTGTCGTCAGAATTCTTCCGACTGAAAATAGATGAAGAGATTACCCGTCTGGGTGTGCCTATCCCATTGGAAAGATGGTTTACCAACCTGGCTAATGTGGGTAACGTAGGAACAGCCTCTCCTTATCTGATGCTGGAAGAACTGATGAATACCGGCCGCTTTAAAAAAGGACAGAAAGTAGTGATGATGGTGCCGGAAAGCGCACGTTTCTCATATGCTTACGCTCACATCACGGTGGTGTAA